The Rhodocytophaga rosea genome has a segment encoding these proteins:
- a CDS encoding ATP-binding protein, which yields MIQILQRNRTISETPVTPANEVLNSLPFACYAADIHTNTILYSNYLFCKLWQLENLENALQKGKVTHSELITHLSKQLIPQQTFTLTNQLVFENGRLSAEDELLLSNDRVIRRITSRLASGNPHQFLYTFEDITDRKIQEQALIKGKQDAEESGLAKQQFLSAMSHEIRTPMNAVIGMTHLLMQENPRPDQLDNLKTLKFSSENLLVLINDILDLSKIEAGKMIFEETAFDLKELVYNIKNSLNYKADEKGIRLHIRLDPTLPKLMVGDPVRLSQVLNNLISNAIKFTEKGGVTIDIMLESEDIETLKLNFAIIDTGIGISKDKLDYIFESFTQENTDITRRFGGTGLGLAITKRLLQLQNSQIYVESSVGKGSVFYFTLGFKRSLKEEIETVHEAVDYAGTDLGHVKLLLVEDNEINQIVATKFLKQLNIKPDYASNGKLAIDKASIKAYDIILMDLQMPEMGGYEATRAIRNLGDKNAHIPIIAVTAGVILDTHNRAMAAGITDFTAKPINPNELYQKILKYIRLNGIEVKSTAQKQLPMPEKHPVATLQLNYEGLLEVCAGDQEAQYQMLNLSIHSFRQFKTNYQNALSTKNEAQLESAAHYMKTLFHMLNAKALIDEIEHARKLLANPSSLPQLFEESVLQMSGFCNTIVADLEIMLHKRISA from the coding sequence ATGATACAAATTTTACAAAGGAACAGAACCATTTCAGAAACACCAGTTACCCCGGCAAACGAGGTACTAAATTCGCTCCCTTTTGCTTGTTACGCTGCTGATATTCATACAAATACTATACTGTATAGCAATTATCTTTTCTGTAAATTATGGCAATTAGAAAATCTGGAAAATGCTCTTCAAAAAGGAAAAGTCACGCATAGTGAATTGATTACACACCTCTCAAAGCAATTAATCCCTCAGCAAACCTTTACGCTTACGAATCAACTTGTGTTTGAAAATGGCCGATTGAGTGCTGAAGATGAACTTTTACTCAGTAATGACCGGGTTATCCGCAGAATTACAAGCCGGCTGGCATCAGGCAATCCCCATCAGTTTCTGTACACGTTTGAAGACATTACGGACAGGAAAATACAAGAGCAAGCCTTAATTAAAGGCAAACAGGATGCAGAAGAATCTGGGCTTGCCAAACAGCAATTTCTATCCGCCATGAGCCATGAAATCCGTACGCCTATGAATGCGGTAATAGGCATGACTCATTTATTAATGCAGGAAAATCCAAGGCCTGATCAGCTTGATAATCTGAAAACGCTTAAATTTTCTTCTGAGAACCTGCTGGTCCTTATCAACGACATTCTGGATCTGAGCAAGATTGAAGCTGGTAAAATGATATTTGAAGAGACAGCCTTTGATCTGAAAGAGCTCGTTTATAATATTAAAAACTCTCTTAACTATAAAGCTGACGAAAAAGGTATCCGGTTACATATCCGCCTCGATCCCACTTTGCCTAAATTGATGGTAGGCGATCCGGTACGTTTATCACAGGTACTCAATAACCTGATCAGCAATGCCATTAAATTTACAGAAAAAGGGGGCGTGACTATCGATATTATGCTGGAAAGCGAAGATATAGAAACCCTCAAGCTTAATTTTGCCATCATCGATACCGGCATTGGAATTTCGAAAGACAAGCTCGATTATATTTTTGAAAGCTTTACCCAGGAAAACACAGATATCACCCGCAGATTTGGAGGTACGGGTTTGGGGCTTGCCATTACAAAGCGCTTGCTACAACTACAAAACAGCCAGATTTATGTTGAAAGCAGTGTTGGAAAAGGGTCAGTATTCTACTTTACACTTGGGTTCAAAAGAAGCTTAAAAGAAGAAATTGAAACTGTGCATGAAGCCGTTGATTATGCCGGAACTGACCTGGGACATGTAAAACTGTTGCTGGTGGAAGATAATGAGATTAACCAGATTGTAGCCACCAAATTCCTTAAACAACTCAACATAAAACCTGATTATGCCAGCAATGGAAAGCTTGCTATTGATAAAGCTTCTATAAAAGCCTATGATATTATACTGATGGATTTACAAATGCCTGAAATGGGCGGTTATGAAGCAACCAGGGCTATTCGCAACTTAGGTGACAAAAATGCCCATATTCCCATTATTGCCGTAACAGCAGGTGTAATTTTGGATACACATAACCGGGCAATGGCGGCCGGCATTACAGATTTTACAGCCAAACCTATTAACCCCAACGAATTGTATCAGAAAATACTCAAATATATCCGTTTGAACGGCATAGAAGTTAAATCTACTGCACAAAAACAATTGCCAATGCCAGAAAAACATCCTGTAGCTACTTTACAACTGAATTATGAAGGCTTGCTGGAAGTATGCGCCGGTGATCAGGAAGCACAGTACCAGATGCTGAATTTATCTATCCATTCTTTCAGGCAATTTAAAACCAATTACCAGAATGCGCTTTCGACAAAAAATGAGGCCCAGCTTGAGTCTGCGGCTCATTATATGAAAACGTTGTTTCATATGCTGAATGCCAAAGCCTTAATTGATGAGATTGAACATGCCCGCAAGCTACTGGCAAATCCTTCTTCACTGCCGCAACTATTTGAGGAATCTGTTCTACAGATGAGTGGTTTTTGCAATACTATTGTAGCCGACCTGGAAATTATGTTACACAAAAGAATAAGCGCTTAG
- a CDS encoding GRAS family protein has translation MKQIDSKCLQALVEASNLINLGKNLEANGLLDALTPDDDITRLCVQSLRERNSLATPLYLRDQGKDDKQINVFDLVLKAVPPVQALSQTALDIMKNLYDTGVPSFTHLNVGIGKGHLEVKMLQQLASSYNRKPDLIKIIGIDIDQESLEEAGRNIRKTVYNLFPNTTKIEYIPICAFAEQIEQSVWDTIKNHQTELLGAVSAFTLHHLPTVENRNHVLQCIASCEPYLFLLIEPDVNHFTANLTERLVNCYNLFGTIFKLVDKQGLNEQESIAIKYKFFGREINDILGNDETQRTEKHEKADIWAKRLIDAGFSLHKFARKLDHPSLKLKYEKDYKFVTTEFEGTPMVAIMMASCQV, from the coding sequence ATGAAACAAATTGACTCCAAGTGTTTACAAGCCCTCGTTGAAGCCAGTAATTTAATTAATTTAGGCAAAAACCTAGAAGCCAACGGGCTCTTAGATGCACTTACCCCGGATGATGACATTACCAGGTTATGTGTACAATCTTTGCGGGAGCGGAATTCTTTAGCTACTCCCTTATACTTGAGAGATCAGGGTAAAGACGATAAGCAAATCAATGTATTTGATCTTGTATTAAAAGCAGTTCCACCAGTTCAGGCACTGAGTCAGACGGCTCTGGACATCATGAAAAATTTATATGATACCGGCGTACCTTCTTTTACGCACTTAAATGTAGGAATTGGCAAAGGGCATCTGGAAGTAAAAATGTTGCAGCAGTTAGCTTCCAGTTATAATAGAAAGCCAGATCTTATAAAAATTATAGGTATCGACATCGACCAGGAATCACTGGAAGAGGCTGGCCGGAACATTAGAAAAACGGTGTATAATCTGTTCCCGAATACCACAAAAATTGAATATATCCCTATATGTGCCTTTGCCGAACAAATTGAGCAAAGTGTATGGGATACTATCAAAAATCATCAGACGGAATTATTAGGAGCTGTATCTGCTTTCACCTTGCATCACCTGCCTACCGTAGAAAACCGCAACCATGTATTGCAATGCATTGCCTCCTGCGAACCATATTTATTCCTACTTATTGAGCCGGATGTAAATCACTTTACAGCTAATCTTACAGAACGCCTGGTAAACTGCTACAATCTGTTCGGTACAATATTTAAATTAGTAGATAAACAAGGATTGAATGAACAGGAATCAATAGCAATTAAATACAAGTTTTTTGGAAGAGAAATAAATGATATTCTGGGGAATGATGAGACTCAGCGCACAGAAAAACACGAAAAAGCTGACATATGGGCGAAGCGACTGATAGATGCCGGGTTTAGTTTACATAAATTCGCCAGAAAACTGGATCATCCTTCACTTAAACTTAAATATGAGAAAGATTATAAATTTGTTACCACAGAATTTGAAGGTACACCTATGGTAGCTATTATGATGGCCAGTTGCCAGGTATAA
- a CDS encoding peptidylprolyl isomerase has translation MNKKLHYLLILSCVLLLAACGNSANDRLEKAYQKTLKKNTSEPSTVKDKSEPLLENPVTEKNAREVLTAYGKANPENQVIIHTRLGDIKIRLFEETPLHRANFIRLAKNKFYDQGEFNRVIKDFMIQGGDSDDRKMGINRYTVPIEPNAKFFHKRGAVAMAKFDSLAGSSSHYFFIVQGTKLKDSQLDAISKEFKLNLTPEQRQAYKTIGGVPQLDGRYTIFGEVTEGLDVVDKIASLKTDKREWPLEEVNIKMEVLPR, from the coding sequence ATGAATAAAAAATTGCATTACCTGCTTATATTGAGTTGTGTGCTACTACTGGCTGCTTGCGGCAATTCTGCCAACGACCGCCTGGAAAAAGCCTATCAGAAAACCCTCAAAAAAAATACCTCTGAACCGAGTACTGTAAAAGATAAAAGCGAACCCCTGCTGGAAAATCCTGTCACTGAGAAAAATGCAAGGGAAGTATTAACTGCCTATGGCAAAGCTAATCCCGAAAACCAGGTGATTATTCATACCAGGTTAGGAGATATTAAAATACGTCTGTTTGAAGAAACTCCATTACACCGGGCAAATTTTATCCGTCTGGCAAAAAACAAATTTTACGACCAGGGAGAATTTAACCGGGTAATTAAAGATTTTATGATTCAAGGCGGCGACTCCGACGACCGTAAAATGGGTATTAATAGGTATACAGTTCCAATAGAACCGAATGCTAAATTTTTTCATAAAAGAGGAGCTGTTGCTATGGCTAAATTCGATAGCCTTGCCGGGTCTTCTTCGCATTATTTTTTTATTGTACAAGGCACCAAACTTAAGGATTCCCAACTAGATGCCATCAGCAAAGAATTCAAACTTAACCTGACTCCGGAACAACGGCAAGCCTATAAAACTATTGGTGGGGTACCTCAGCTGGATGGACGTTATACTATTTTCGGGGAAGTAACTGAAGGGCTGGATGTGGTGGATAAAATCGCTTCGCTTAAAACGGATAAACGGGAATGGCCCCTGGAAGAAGTAAATATAAAAATGGAAGTACTACCCAGATAA
- a CDS encoding M13 family metallopeptidase, with amino-acid sequence MITNPISYLKAATLVCSLLWASACNNTAEKQADTQEQALQSGIEFENMDTLVKPGDNFTAYANGNWAKKTKIPADKSSYGAFHMLDDKAQEDVKAIIEAAASGKFTDGSDEQKIGDLYGSYMDMKGRDSLGIAPLAAEFSKVNAIASHKDLPAYFAYANQMGNLVPFTLGVETDFKDPKKYMLHTWQDGLGLPDREYYFLNDAKSKDIRSKYVTHIENMLKLAGVSDSKTKARKVMALETEMASKHMKKEQTRDIVALYNKYAAKDLKNLMPHFDWNTYLKASEVEKQDSVVITQVEYTKSLNNILKNTPIDTWKTYLTWSVVHGSATIVNTDLDKENFEFYSKTLNGVQEQRPQWRRAVDMVNGSMGEMVGKVYVKNHFPPQAKERMEALVKNLLKAYESSIKELDWMGEDTKKQALHKLSKFTPKIGYPDKWRDYAELKIAKNDLYGNAKRATLFEYNRNIKKLGKPVDRDEWGMTPQTVNAYYNPPLNEIVFPAAILQPPFFDMNAEDAVNYGGIGGVIGHEIGHGFDDQGSTFDGDGVMRNWWTSTDSLEFKKRTTSLVSQYNAFKVFDDLNVNGEYTLGENIGDLGGLSIALKAYKTSLNGKPAPVIDGFTGDQRVFIGWAQAWLNIARAESLRNQVNTDPHSPAKFRVNGVVRNIPEFYTAFNIQPSDSLYLAPEKRVKIW; translated from the coding sequence ATGATCACCAACCCTATTTCCTACCTGAAAGCTGCTACGCTTGTATGCTCGCTTCTCTGGGCATCTGCGTGCAATAATACGGCAGAAAAACAAGCGGATACCCAAGAACAAGCTCTCCAATCGGGGATCGAATTTGAAAACATGGATACGCTTGTGAAACCCGGCGACAATTTTACTGCCTATGCCAATGGTAACTGGGCAAAAAAAACAAAAATTCCGGCTGACAAATCTTCGTATGGCGCTTTTCACATGCTGGACGATAAAGCACAGGAAGATGTAAAAGCAATTATTGAAGCGGCTGCCTCCGGAAAGTTTACTGACGGATCTGACGAGCAGAAAATTGGTGATCTGTACGGGTCTTATATGGACATGAAAGGGAGAGATTCTTTAGGAATTGCTCCATTGGCTGCCGAATTCAGTAAGGTGAATGCCATCGCCAGTCACAAAGACCTGCCTGCGTACTTTGCCTATGCCAATCAGATGGGAAATCTGGTTCCATTTACCCTGGGTGTAGAAACGGATTTTAAAGATCCTAAGAAATATATGCTTCATACCTGGCAGGATGGACTGGGTTTGCCCGACAGAGAATATTACTTTCTCAATGATGCCAAATCGAAAGACATCCGCAGTAAGTATGTAACCCACATTGAAAATATGCTCAAACTGGCAGGAGTTTCTGACAGCAAAACGAAAGCAAGAAAGGTTATGGCTCTGGAAACAGAAATGGCTTCCAAACACATGAAAAAAGAACAAACCAGGGATATTGTGGCCTTATATAATAAGTATGCAGCGAAAGATTTAAAAAACCTGATGCCTCATTTCGACTGGAATACGTATTTAAAAGCCTCTGAGGTAGAAAAGCAGGATAGTGTAGTGATAACACAGGTAGAATATACCAAAAGCCTGAACAACATCCTTAAAAACACACCAATTGACACCTGGAAAACCTACTTGACCTGGAGTGTGGTACATGGCTCGGCTACCATAGTAAATACAGATTTAGATAAAGAAAATTTTGAGTTTTACAGTAAAACACTCAATGGAGTACAAGAGCAACGTCCGCAATGGCGCAGGGCGGTGGATATGGTAAACGGCAGTATGGGAGAAATGGTAGGCAAGGTATATGTAAAAAATCACTTTCCGCCACAAGCGAAAGAACGGATGGAGGCGCTTGTAAAAAACCTGCTGAAAGCCTATGAAAGTAGTATTAAGGAACTCGACTGGATGGGTGAAGATACCAAAAAACAGGCACTGCATAAACTGAGTAAATTTACGCCTAAAATTGGCTATCCGGATAAATGGCGGGATTATGCTGAACTTAAAATTGCAAAAAACGACTTGTATGGCAATGCAAAACGGGCTACACTTTTTGAATATAACCGCAATATTAAAAAACTGGGCAAACCTGTAGACCGGGATGAGTGGGGCATGACGCCACAAACCGTAAATGCCTACTATAATCCGCCTTTGAATGAGATTGTTTTTCCGGCTGCTATTCTACAACCACCCTTCTTCGATATGAATGCGGAAGATGCGGTAAATTATGGCGGGATTGGCGGCGTAATCGGCCATGAGATCGGGCACGGCTTCGATGATCAGGGAAGCACATTTGATGGAGATGGGGTGATGCGCAACTGGTGGACTTCAACAGATTCATTAGAGTTTAAGAAGCGGACCACTTCGCTGGTTTCCCAATACAATGCATTTAAAGTATTTGATGATCTGAATGTAAATGGAGAATATACACTGGGTGAAAACATTGGCGATCTGGGTGGATTAAGCATTGCACTCAAAGCATATAAAACCAGCCTGAATGGCAAACCTGCTCCGGTGATTGATGGATTTACCGGCGATCAACGGGTATTTATTGGCTGGGCGCAAGCCTGGTTGAATATTGCCAGAGCAGAATCTTTGAGAAACCAGGTAAACACTGATCCGCATTCCCCTGCCAAATTCCGGGTAAATGGCGTGGTACGGAATATTCCTGAATTTTACACAGCTTTCAACATTCAACCCAGCGATTCATTATACCTGGCGCCAGAGAAACGGGTTAAAATCTGGTAG
- a CDS encoding VCBS repeat-containing protein has translation MKIAYTLVVSLLLLAACRPNNDSRLFELVPASETGITFANTITTSDSMNALNFDYIYNGGGVAVGDVNNDSLPDIYFTGNMVSGKLYLNKGNFQFEDITEKAGVSTTKWTTGVAMVDINTDGLLDLYVCVAGKDSTQSANLLFVSNGNGTFTEKAKEYGLADTGYSTQAAFFDYDNDGDLDMYLLTNAYENFNRNITRPKFTKGEGKSTDRLYRNNGDHTFTNVSKEAGILVEGYGLGVAVSDINQDGWPDVYVANDFLTNDLLWINNQNGTFTESAARYMKHQSHNGMGTDVADYNNDGLVDIVVLDMLPEDNLRQKTMFPAPNYDRFEQTLQYGYIPQYIRNTLQLNNGNGTFSEIGQLAGIHNTDWSWSALFADYDNDGLKDLLITNGYRKDVTNMDFITYSRENSMFGTDETNKKRMAGELDKLAGANVHNYIFRNKGDLTFEDKSLTWGMSEPGYSNGAAYADLDQDGDLDLVVNNIDQKASIYRNNADKVLTHTYLQIELIGTDLNKHGIGTKIELVSGGKKQFQEQTLYRGYKSTVDPLIHFGLGSITKVDTLTVTWPDGKLQQLYNVAAKQRLVIDYKQSKVPESVQVPAHIPSQTLFTNISGRNGLVYKHQESDYVDFKIQPLLPHKFSQNGPGIAVGDADGNGLDDVYVGGAAGKSGVLFFQSSSGTFESHEVAKQREEDMGSLFFDADKDGDLDLYVASGGSEFEENSAYYQDRLYVNDGKGNFTHQSAALPEMRTSGSCVTAADYDQDGDLDLFVGGRIVPGKYPMPARSYILQNNGGKFTDITAQLCQELQKPGLVTAALWTDFNNDNQIDLIVTGEWMPVSFFENKNGRLTNVTNNAGTAQATGWWNSLTSGDFDQDGDMDYVAGNLGLNTKYKASEKEPVCVYAKDYDQNGSIDPILCYYIMGENHPTHPRDALIDQINGMRGRFPRYEQYGKATLDKVLTKQELEGALVVRSEYFQSAYIENQGNGKFVMRPLPIQAQVAPVFGMLSRDFDGDGQLDVLLTGNSYAAEVQTGQYDASVGLLLKGDGKGDFSPVPVTKSGFFVNKDAKGIAELMDSKGNPLVLVACNADSLESFTYKSTTESIKLLPSDQYAILTHKNGKKSKQEFYYGSAYLSQSARVLKLSEDIIAATIYESNGKSRVVTIKAGLAVIRQP, from the coding sequence ATGAAAATTGCTTATACTTTAGTTGTCAGCTTACTTCTTCTGGCGGCTTGCCGACCTAACAACGATTCCCGGCTGTTTGAATTAGTTCCTGCATCTGAAACAGGAATCACTTTCGCCAATACCATCACCACCAGCGATAGCATGAATGCGCTCAATTTCGATTATATCTATAATGGGGGAGGAGTTGCTGTAGGGGATGTTAATAATGACAGTCTTCCGGATATTTATTTTACCGGCAATATGGTTTCGGGCAAGCTCTATCTGAACAAAGGTAATTTTCAGTTTGAAGATATTACAGAAAAAGCAGGCGTAAGTACTACCAAATGGACAACTGGCGTAGCGATGGTAGATATCAACACAGACGGATTGCTGGACCTGTATGTGTGTGTGGCCGGGAAAGATAGTACGCAAAGCGCCAACCTGCTTTTTGTGAGTAATGGCAACGGCACTTTTACAGAAAAGGCAAAGGAATATGGTCTGGCTGATACCGGATATAGTACACAAGCTGCTTTTTTTGATTACGACAATGATGGCGACCTGGATATGTATCTGCTTACCAATGCCTACGAGAACTTTAACCGCAACATCACCCGCCCGAAGTTTACAAAGGGCGAAGGCAAAAGCACCGACCGGCTGTACCGCAATAATGGCGATCATACCTTTACGAATGTTTCGAAAGAAGCAGGTATTCTGGTGGAAGGGTATGGCCTGGGAGTGGCCGTGAGTGACATTAACCAGGATGGCTGGCCCGATGTATATGTTGCCAATGATTTTCTCACCAACGACCTCTTATGGATTAATAACCAGAACGGTACGTTTACAGAATCCGCAGCCAGATATATGAAACACCAGAGCCATAATGGGATGGGAACTGATGTAGCTGATTATAACAATGATGGACTGGTAGATATAGTCGTGCTGGATATGTTGCCGGAAGACAACCTGCGTCAGAAAACTATGTTTCCTGCTCCCAACTACGACCGTTTTGAACAAACGCTGCAATACGGCTATATTCCGCAGTATATTCGTAATACCCTGCAACTCAATAATGGCAACGGCACTTTCAGCGAAATTGGCCAGCTGGCAGGCATTCACAATACCGACTGGAGCTGGAGTGCCTTGTTTGCCGATTATGACAACGATGGCCTGAAAGACCTGCTGATTACCAATGGCTACCGCAAGGATGTAACCAATATGGATTTTATCACCTATAGCCGTGAAAATTCCATGTTTGGTACAGATGAGACAAATAAAAAAAGAATGGCCGGTGAACTGGATAAACTAGCCGGAGCCAATGTGCATAATTATATCTTCCGCAACAAAGGCGACCTTACCTTCGAAGACAAATCGCTGACCTGGGGCATGAGCGAACCTGGGTATTCTAACGGAGCTGCCTATGCCGATTTAGACCAGGATGGTGACCTGGATCTGGTGGTGAATAATATTGACCAGAAGGCTTCTATTTACCGCAATAATGCAGATAAAGTGCTTACTCATACTTATCTGCAGATAGAACTAATCGGTACTGATTTGAACAAACATGGGATAGGTACTAAAATTGAGCTCGTGAGTGGCGGCAAAAAGCAATTTCAGGAACAAACCTTATACAGAGGTTACAAATCCACGGTAGATCCGCTCATCCATTTTGGCCTGGGTTCGATAACAAAAGTGGATACACTCACTGTTACCTGGCCGGATGGTAAACTACAACAGTTGTACAATGTTGCGGCTAAACAACGCCTGGTAATCGATTACAAACAATCCAAAGTTCCAGAGTCTGTTCAAGTTCCTGCTCACATTCCCTCTCAAACCCTGTTCACTAATATTTCCGGCAGAAATGGATTGGTTTATAAACACCAGGAATCAGACTATGTAGATTTTAAGATTCAACCCCTGTTACCGCATAAATTCTCGCAGAATGGTCCGGGCATAGCAGTGGGGGATGCAGATGGCAATGGACTGGATGATGTATATGTAGGGGGCGCTGCCGGAAAATCTGGTGTTCTCTTTTTTCAATCTTCTTCGGGTACATTCGAAAGCCATGAGGTTGCCAAACAACGGGAAGAAGACATGGGAAGCCTGTTTTTTGATGCCGACAAGGATGGTGACCTGGATTTATATGTGGCAAGCGGTGGCAGTGAGTTTGAAGAAAATTCCGCCTATTACCAGGACCGGCTGTATGTAAATGATGGCAAAGGAAATTTTACGCACCAGTCTGCTGCCTTACCTGAGATGCGTACCAGTGGTTCTTGTGTAACCGCCGCAGATTATGACCAGGATGGTGACCTCGATTTATTTGTAGGGGGCCGCATTGTTCCTGGGAAATATCCGATGCCTGCCAGAAGTTACATTTTACAGAACAATGGCGGAAAGTTTACAGATATTACGGCCCAGCTTTGCCAGGAATTACAGAAGCCAGGTTTAGTAACAGCTGCTCTGTGGACAGATTTTAATAATGACAACCAGATAGACCTGATCGTTACCGGCGAATGGATGCCAGTGAGTTTTTTTGAGAATAAAAATGGCAGATTAACTAATGTTACCAACAATGCCGGAACCGCCCAGGCTACCGGATGGTGGAATAGCCTCACCTCCGGAGATTTCGACCAGGATGGGGATATGGATTATGTAGCCGGAAATCTGGGACTAAATACCAAATACAAAGCTTCGGAAAAGGAGCCAGTTTGTGTGTATGCCAAGGATTATGACCAGAACGGCAGCATTGACCCGATCTTGTGCTATTATATTATGGGGGAAAACCATCCCACTCATCCCCGCGATGCCCTCATTGACCAGATCAACGGCATGCGGGGCCGTTTTCCCAGGTATGAACAGTATGGAAAAGCAACGTTAGATAAAGTATTAACAAAACAAGAACTGGAAGGAGCGCTGGTGGTAAGAAGTGAATATTTTCAGTCGGCATATATAGAAAACCAGGGAAATGGAAAATTTGTAATGAGGCCGCTTCCTATACAGGCACAGGTTGCCCCAGTTTTCGGTATGCTCTCCCGGGATTTTGATGGAGATGGACAACTGGATGTGCTGCTGACTGGAAACTCGTATGCTGCCGAAGTACAAACCGGCCAGTATGATGCTTCTGTGGGCTTGTTGCTGAAAGGAGATGGCAAAGGTGATTTCTCTCCGGTGCCAGTGACCAAAAGTGGTTTTTTTGTAAACAAAGATGCCAAAGGAATAGCAGAACTTATGGATAGTAAAGGTAATCCGCTGGTACTGGTAGCTTGTAATGCCGATAGCCTGGAGTCATTCACGTATAAATCGACCACTGAATCCATTAAACTCCTGCCATCTGACCAGTACGCCATACTTACACACAAAAACGGGAAAAAGAGCAAACAGGAATTTTACTATGGCTCTGCTTATTTATCTCAATCTGCCAGAGTGTTAAAACTATCTGAAGATATAATAGCGGCTACCATTTATGAGTCAAATGGAAAAAGCAGGGTGGTTACTATAAAAGCCGGACTGGCTGTTATTAGACAGCCTTAA
- a CDS encoding Kelch repeat-containing protein — translation MKNFYIQYLAKIFAVATLLGCLISCTQEVATPTDKSGEVTAFWQKAAMPNQPRNEGIVGLLADGRVILTGGYLSNGSSSSSLSTEVYDPVTDTWTIVSDKSPEGSPSGFFRLKNGHMILFNRSSAIVNVFDPVKNHFYSIGQHGGLIGDWLTVSGACELSNGKVIIVGRSSLTVWDQQQSFKTFSLNSGTSSVRFGTVHQLPNSNQFMILGNSYYQGKAIIYELNSSGQNEPIQLGNPFNIAGINTQSAATGNGKLLLMGGSLGTTVNNGAIPPTLFNPANNSLTKVMNTEGGFTAFSMGMQTVIGTDEVGNIWFTDERLQRYKFDLASEKVVLMGNPFDSTKVVPSPFTETYISSIILKDGRTLAFDKDQAWISKQP, via the coding sequence ATGAAAAATTTCTATATTCAATACCTGGCAAAAATTTTCGCCGTAGCTACACTACTTGGTTGTCTTATTTCCTGCACACAGGAAGTGGCTACTCCCACTGATAAGTCTGGGGAGGTAACGGCTTTCTGGCAGAAAGCCGCTATGCCCAACCAGCCCCGTAATGAAGGCATTGTAGGCTTACTGGCTGATGGAAGAGTGATTCTAACCGGAGGGTATTTATCAAATGGAAGTAGTTCAAGTTCTCTGTCAACAGAAGTGTATGATCCGGTTACAGATACGTGGACGATTGTTTCTGACAAAAGCCCGGAAGGCTCACCAAGTGGATTTTTCCGGTTAAAAAACGGGCATATGATTTTATTCAACAGGTCATCGGCTATTGTAAATGTATTCGACCCGGTTAAAAATCACTTTTATTCTATCGGACAACATGGTGGCCTCATTGGGGACTGGCTCACGGTTAGTGGCGCATGCGAACTAAGTAATGGAAAGGTGATTATTGTAGGCCGCAGTTCGCTGACAGTTTGGGACCAGCAGCAATCATTCAAAACTTTTAGTTTGAACAGCGGCACAAGCAGTGTACGGTTTGGTACCGTACATCAATTGCCCAATAGCAACCAGTTTATGATACTCGGCAATAGCTATTACCAGGGAAAAGCCATCATATATGAGTTAAATTCAAGCGGTCAAAACGAGCCCATACAGCTTGGTAATCCATTTAATATTGCAGGTATTAACACCCAGTCTGCTGCTACAGGCAATGGCAAACTCTTGCTGATGGGTGGTTCACTGGGAACTACAGTTAATAATGGCGCTATTCCGCCAACGCTTTTTAATCCGGCTAATAATAGTTTAACCAAAGTAATGAATACGGAAGGAGGCTTTACTGCTTTTTCGATGGGCATGCAAACGGTGATTGGTACTGATGAAGTGGGTAACATCTGGTTTACCGATGAACGCCTGCAACGGTATAAATTTGATTTAGCCAGCGAAAAAGTAGTATTAATGGGCAACCCCTTTGATTCCACTAAAGTTGTACCTTCTCCTTTTACTGAAACGTATATTTCATCTATTATCCTTAAGGATGGCCGTACATTGGCCTTTGACAAGGATCAGGCATGGATTTCTAAACAACCCTAG